TCAAGCGATTTTACCCAGCAGACCTTCCCTATCACTACCTCTGCCCTGTCAACTTTATATTCATCAGCAAACTGGAGGTTAACAGCTACCTCACACCCGACCTCCGGTCGTTTATTGCAATATGTAGCAAGCCCGCTGCGGCTGATATTAACAACTATGGCACTTATGATCTCATCATGCGGACACTTGATGTCTATCTCTTTTATGAAACTTACCCTTTTATGTCTTCGCTTGTTAGTGACCATAATCCCCCCTGCAAAAAAACCTGTTATATATCTCTCCGTCCTTCTAATGATTTGACAAGGGTAAGTTCATCAGCATATTCGATGTCACTGCCAACAGGAATACCATATGCTATGCGGGTAACGTGAATGCCCATAGGTTTAATAAGCCTGGTCAGGTACATAGCGGTCGCCTCGCCTGCCATGTCAGGGTCCATAGCAAGAATAAGCTCTTCAACACCATTATTCTCCACCCTTTTCAACAGCCCATCAATTTTTATATCTTCTGGTGCAATACCATCAAGGGGTGACAGGGCACCCATCATTACATGATAAAGTCCCTTGTAGCCCCCTGTCCTCTCTATAGTATAAAGCGTACTCGGTTCTTTTACAACAAGGATCTTGCTTCTATCCCTCTTAACATCACGGCATATACTGCACGGGTCATCTTCCGTAATGTTGTTGCAAACAGAACAAAACCG
The genomic region above belongs to Nitrospirota bacterium and contains:
- a CDS encoding PilZ domain-containing protein → MVTNKRRHKRVSFIKEIDIKCPHDEIISAIVVNISRSGLATYCNKRPEVGCEVAVNLQFADEYKVDRAEVVIGKVCWVKSLEDFYAAGIQFESLNEHKHFMTLAYLDYAEGFEQPYISE
- the recR gene encoding recombination protein RecR; translation: MNSVSSFNRLLEELKKLPGVGQKTAQRFAFFLLKMPPAEAKAIGQAIIDIKDKSRFCSVCNNITEDDPCSICRDVKRDRSKILVVKEPSTLYTIERTGGYKGLYHVMMGALSPLDGIAPEDIKIDGLLKRVENNGVEELILAMDPDMAGEATAMYLTRLIKPMGIHVTRIAYGIPVGSDIEYADELTLVKSLEGRRDI